A DNA window from Thermosynechococcaceae cyanobacterium Okahandja contains the following coding sequences:
- a CDS encoding PspA/IM30 family protein, producing the protein MGLFDRISRVIRSWINAIVGAAEDPEKMLEQSMIEMQDNLVSLRQAVAQAIASQKRLEQQFNQHEQQAREWERRAKIALQHGDEQLALEALNRKKTATNAAMALKGQLEQSVTQVNALKKQMQQLESKIAEAKTRKDMLVARARAAKASAQIQQTFSKVNTNAPMAAFDRMEEKVMEMEARSEAVAELNTDTLEAKFAALESGSVDEDLARLRAELASPQQLPSATAPAYDPELEALRRQLEQS; encoded by the coding sequence GTGGGACTTTTTGATCGCATCAGTCGGGTAATCCGAAGCTGGATAAATGCCATTGTGGGGGCTGCCGAAGATCCTGAAAAGATGCTAGAGCAAAGCATGATTGAAATGCAGGATAACCTTGTCTCCCTACGGCAGGCCGTGGCTCAGGCGATCGCCTCCCAAAAACGCTTAGAGCAGCAGTTTAATCAGCATGAACAGCAGGCTCGTGAGTGGGAGCGGCGCGCTAAAATAGCCCTCCAGCACGGCGATGAACAACTGGCCCTCGAGGCCTTGAACCGCAAGAAAACCGCAACGAACGCGGCCATGGCGCTAAAGGGGCAACTGGAGCAATCGGTTACCCAAGTCAATGCTCTGAAAAAGCAAATGCAGCAGTTGGAAAGTAAAATTGCCGAGGCCAAAACCCGCAAGGACATGCTGGTGGCACGGGCACGGGCAGCAAAGGCATCAGCACAGATTCAGCAAACCTTTAGCAAAGTGAATACCAATGCCCCCATGGCGGCCTTCGATCGCATGGAAGAAAAAGTCATGGAAATGGAGGCGCGCTCCGAAGCCGTGGCTGAACTCAACACCGATACCCTTGAGGCAAAGTTTGCCGCTTTAGAGTCGGGCAGTGTGGATGAGGACCTAGCACGCCTGCGGGCAGAGTTGGCCAGTCCCCAGCAACTGCCGAGCGCCACTGCCCCTGCCTACGACCCAGAATTAGAAGCCCTACGGCGGCAACTCGAACAAAGCTAG
- a CDS encoding anthranilate synthase component I — MAPFAFAAARLGRFSGHGTLLAAADSSARLGGLVLVITPCQPWVWDCLPLKGRTGRTVFSQLFLTEPVAVLLESPGSQPTPQARYSICAGRPRRDRQWVCGLGEVLPTLQQFPQTPTVPSEVAHLPFTGGWLGWLGYELAWEIEALPPLKPDPLPFPVAFWYEPQSFAILDHQTEELYLAASSAADLALLQQRLEDMPNVSAIEIPGRSRAIELAAGWQPHTYQAAVRTLLHHIRMGDIFQANLSARFCHHGTVQPWQQYLRLQHINPSPFASYWQTPWGYIVSCSPERLVHLKGKTVQTRPIAGTRPRGQTAAGDRAQATDLLNNTKEQAEHIMLVDLERNDLGRICRWGSVVVDELLTLEYYSHVIHLVSNVRGTLDTGVTPAAVIRALFPGGTITGCPKVRCMEILAALEPFPRNLFYGSCGYWDQRGHLDLNILIRTLLVAADRQTTWGQVGAGIVADSEPEQEWQESLNKAQALLLALGSPTRVGTHA, encoded by the coding sequence GTGGCACCATTTGCGTTTGCAGCGGCGAGACTGGGTCGCTTTAGTGGCCATGGCACTCTTCTGGCTGCTGCGGATTCAAGTGCCCGCTTGGGGGGTCTTGTTCTCGTGATCACCCCCTGTCAGCCGTGGGTGTGGGACTGCCTACCCCTAAAGGGACGCACTGGCCGCACCGTCTTTAGTCAACTGTTTTTAACGGAGCCGGTGGCGGTGCTCCTCGAAAGTCCGGGGAGCCAGCCGACACCCCAAGCTCGCTATTCCATCTGTGCGGGTCGCCCGCGGCGCGATCGCCAGTGGGTGTGTGGTCTTGGTGAGGTACTGCCCACCTTGCAACAGTTTCCCCAAACCCCTACCGTGCCCTCTGAGGTGGCGCATCTGCCCTTTACGGGAGGCTGGCTCGGCTGGCTCGGCTATGAACTGGCTTGGGAAATTGAAGCCCTGCCCCCCCTCAAACCCGATCCGTTGCCCTTTCCGGTTGCCTTTTGGTACGAACCCCAAAGCTTTGCGATCTTAGATCATCAGACGGAGGAGCTTTACTTAGCCGCCTCTTCCGCAGCAGACTTGGCCCTGTTGCAGCAACGCCTAGAGGATATGCCCAATGTTTCGGCTATCGAGATTCCGGGGCGATCGCGGGCGATTGAATTGGCCGCTGGTTGGCAACCCCACACGTATCAGGCGGCGGTGCGTACCCTGTTGCACCACATTCGTATGGGCGATATTTTTCAGGCCAATCTGTCGGCACGCTTTTGCCATCACGGTACAGTGCAACCATGGCAGCAGTACCTGCGCCTGCAACACATTAACCCGTCCCCCTTTGCCAGCTATTGGCAGACCCCTTGGGGCTATATTGTCAGTTGTTCGCCGGAACGCCTTGTGCATCTCAAGGGCAAGACGGTACAAACCCGCCCGATTGCCGGTACGCGCCCTCGCGGACAGACAGCCGCCGGCGATCGCGCCCAAGCCACCGACCTACTCAACAACACCAAAGAACAGGCCGAGCATATCATGCTGGTGGATTTAGAGCGTAACGATCTGGGGCGCATCTGCCGTTGGGGTAGCGTTGTTGTTGATGAACTCCTGACCTTGGAGTACTACAGCCACGTCATCCACCTTGTCAGCAACGTGCGGGGCACCCTAGATACTGGCGTGACTCCAGCAGCGGTGATTCGCGCCCTCTTTCCGGGCGGCACCATCACTGGCTGCCCCAAAGTGCGCTGCATGGAGATTTTGGCCGCCTTAGAGCCATTCCCCCGCAACTTGTTCTATGGTTCCTGTGGCTACTGGGATCAGCGAGGACACTTAGACCTCAATATCCTGATTCGTACCCTCTTGGTTGCCGCCGATCGCCAAACAACTTGGGGGCAAGTAGGAGCAGGCATTGTGGCCGATAGTGAGCCTGAGCAGGAGTGGCAGGAATCCCTCAATAAGGCCCAAGCCCTCCTCTTGGCGCTGGGCAGCCCAACCCGCGTGGGCACACACGCCTAG
- a CDS encoding DUF3122 domain-containing protein, which produces MRPRNMVLVLGALALSFWVAITPTVHAMIRTIEEAPQQQVVQSRHQLRDNRGLTWQVILFARQEQLQLRLVGFPEQYHFRHPDPLTLITPSGNTLLAADDFPKAETVANVGQFDLQPLAHELPPDKPLLLRPPLQEEGIEIAVPAPVSLEWHVVIDSLPT; this is translated from the coding sequence ATGCGCCCAAGGAACATGGTTCTCGTGCTAGGGGCATTAGCGCTCTCTTTTTGGGTGGCCATCACCCCCACCGTTCATGCCATGATTCGTACCATCGAAGAGGCACCCCAACAGCAGGTCGTGCAGTCACGGCATCAACTACGGGATAACCGGGGTCTGACATGGCAGGTGATTCTCTTTGCCCGCCAAGAACAGCTACAGTTGCGGTTGGTGGGGTTTCCGGAGCAGTATCATTTTCGCCACCCTGACCCCCTCACCCTGATCACCCCCTCAGGGAACACCCTACTGGCGGCGGATGATTTTCCCAAGGCAGAGACGGTGGCGAACGTGGGGCAGTTTGACCTGCAACCCCTTGCCCATGAACTGCCCCCCGACAAACCGCTGCTACTGCGGCCACCGTTGCAGGAGGAGGGGATTGAAATTGCCGTACCGGCTCCCGTGAGTTTAGAGTGGCACGTGGTTATAGACAGTCTGCCCACCTAG